In Carettochelys insculpta isolate YL-2023 chromosome 10, ASM3395843v1, whole genome shotgun sequence, the DNA window TTCCAGCGAACAGTCAAAGCTGAAAAAAGACATCCGCTCATTAATTGTTAAAGGGATTAAAGTTAAGGTAGATGCCGCTGAGAGTTTTATACAGTATATTGCTAACAGGAGCTGATGATGAGATATTTTAACTGCAGTCAGTTGCATGTCTTTGATTCCTTTCCAACTCTGCAGGTGAATCCAGACCAGGAAGTGTACTGGCGTCATGTTAGCTCTGATGCCTGCAGATACGCGCTGATCTGGAAGTACGGTGGGATCTACATGGACACAGATGTCATCTCCCTCAGGCCAATATCactggaaaacttcctgacagccGAGGATTTAAAACTCATGGGCAGTGCGATTTTTGGCTTTTCTCATCATCACCCATTCGTTTGGGGCTGCATGGAGGATTTTGTTGAAAACTACAATGGAGCTGACTGGGGATACCAAGGTCCCAAGTTACTGACTAGGAGGCTTCGAGCACTGTGCAAACTGACCAATTTCCAAAATGTGGAGAATCAAACCTGTCGCAACATTTCCATCTTACATCCTCAGCGTTTCTACCCTATTCCCTACTCAGAATGGTGGAAGTACTTCGAGGTCTGGGAGACAAACCCAGACTTCAGCAGCTCCTTCGGTTTGCACCTGTGGAACTTCATGAACAAGGAACACAAGACTGTGGTGGCAGGAAGTAACACCTTAGTGGAAACTCTGTACAAAAAGTACTGCCCCACCACGTATAAGGTCCTTCTTCAAGGCAGTGGCCATACAGAACGAAACTAAAATGACTGATTGGATCTAGTGGAACTACACAacccttccaaccctgtgatgaGCTGAGCTGCGCACAACACGTACTTCCTCTTAGTCAGTGGTGCACAGCAAACTTCTGTGTGCCCACTCTGTAGGGGAGCACCTCTTAGAAGTCACTCCTCTCATGTTTCCCTGGGACCCAATGAAATATGTAAGAAGCTGGGATGTAAATACCATTGTTGAGGACATAAGTGTGTCTTGTCCTTCAGGGTAAATTTTAACAAAGCAAATAAGGGATCTAGCAACCTTAGTCCCATTTGAAAGGTGACACTGATGTGTGGTGGCAAAGCTCCAATGAAAATCACAGCATCTTAGGGACACAAGGGTCAAATGTATTTGACACCTACAGATGCTGATAAGtgctttttaaaatcccatgagGATCTATTTGCTTCCTGGAGTCCTAGTGCCTTTCTGAATCTAACCCCAGAGATCCTTTTGGAAATGTTGTTCTCTCGTTcgctgtgtgtgtgtctacaaCACCTGCTGCCACAAACCCCCGAGCTGTAACACTGATCTTCAAGAATTAATATAATGACACTCAGCAAACGGTATCCCAAACCTCCCCCATTCACTGagactgtttgtttattttccctCCTTTTCCTTCAGGTATGACCCCTGCCTTCCGAACAGTGACATTTCAAATGTCCGTGTAAATAAAAGCCTCTAACCAACCCCAATGCCTCTGAATTTATATTCCGCCTTTAAGCCTCCCTCATGCTTCTGAGACGGAGACGAAGGAGGTGGAATGTGCATTGTTTCTAGATCTGTCTCTCTAAGTTGTTGTACGGCCCCACTTTTGCAGGATTTGTGAGTCTCATTTAAACTATTGAACTTCCTCTCCCAACAAGCCCGTGGGGCAGAGAAGTTCTGTTCTCCTCTTTTCCATGGCTGAGTTCTCCAGTGGGGCAATGAAGACCTACAGACCCACAAAGGAGCCTAGGCACCTGAAACCCAGTGCCAGCCCCCATTCAGCTCCTGCTTGACCCTGTAGCTGCCTGCACTCAGGTTTTCCATTCCCCTGGCACCTCAGTTTCTGCCACTCTGCGCAGGGGGTACCCACAAGGTCCAGTCTGACAGGTGTGCTCTGAGCACCACCAATGCAACAGAAcatgggcaggggaaggaggcctGTGTTATTACCTTCAGCCCCGTGGTTAGCGACTCGTGCCATGTGAGGAGAATGCTGGTTCAATTCCCCCCTCTGCCTGGGATTCCACCCCAGGCGTCCCACCTCGGAGAGGAGTGGTCAAACCTTTTGATCTACAGGGCATTCTGATGTGAGCCTCTCTGCTGGTGAAGGTCAGTTTACTTTGTACAAATAGTTACGCATACATTGGGATGGAGAAAGCACCACTCTAGGTGCATCCTCAGGCAGTGAGCGGgtgccaggctgtggccacagggcTGTGTTTAGAGTGTTACCGCCTGCACGTTCACCCCATGGAAAGGGCCACGGCACGTGGCAGGGACAGTGGTCACAGGCATCACCAGAGACATGCTCAGTAAGTAAGAGTCGGGCTCAAAGTCAGGCCAGGGTCAGAGACCAGAGAtcgcgccaggctgcagccaggagcagacTGAGAGGAGGGGTCTGCAGTCACAGCAGGCCCAAGGTCCCATGGTTGCCCAACTTCCAAGGGCACCCTCCCTAGTTAAATAGGGCCCCCTGGCCAATCAAAGGTCCACAAGGTGCTGTCACTCTGGGTCTCTTGGGCGGTACTTCCTGCAGGGCTTGCTCTCCACAccactccctggctgtggcttttCATGGACTCCCACCCGACGCCTAAAGCACCTCCAACTCCCCTCTCcttcagcagcccctggcagtgcGAGAGAGAGACTCCCTAAAGAGGAGCCGGATAATGTCACAGGGCTCCTCCCCCAAGCGCTCTCACGCCCGCAGGGCGCTTGGCTGTTGGTGGGCAGGCCCTTAGTATGTTTTCAATGGCTTTGAGCTATTATCACTTAAACCACGTGTTGGAAAGTAAAGAGGAGGTGGACCTCCAGAGATGGGTGGGGTAGATGGGCTTCTCTGTTGCTGCTAGCCATGTAATGAGCATCATTATACCTGCTCCTGACTCCTGTTTGCACAAATTTAGGCTTAAGCGTGTCATTTTTACTGCACAAACTCCAAGCtaaggggcgggaggggggagccACAAAGCCATGACCTTGTGCACATTGCAGCTAGCTGGGAAAGAAAGGGGAGGCGGGAGATAACTTTGCTTCCGGTGCGTCTGCGTCCTCTTATCAAGCAGGAGGGGGAGTGCAGCAAACCACATCTATCAAGCAACAGGCAGAGTGCCCATGCCGACTGCCTATTACCATGGTAACTATTACCCAGGCCTTTATTTAACCCTTCCAATATGCCAACATTGGAGGTGGGAAcgctgcttctctggctggatACTTTCACTTTTCCCATTGGCTCTCCCAGGGTACGGTTCTGCGGCGTTTCAGTTCTCTCCTCTCAACTGATTTTGCATAATGTCAACATATAACACTGTGTATTTTGGATCATTTTTTATCAATTTAAGCTTTCCCTTTTATGGGAAATTATTAGGGCTGCccattaatcacagttaacttgCCCAATTAGCTTGAAGATTAAAAAAATTTAACGCACACTCTTAGTTCTAGTCACACTTAAAACTAGAATATCAATTGAAATGtactaaatattttgg includes these proteins:
- the LOC142018339 gene encoding alpha-1,4-N-acetylglucosaminyltransferase-like gives rise to the protein MLKEIKIAICLSSFFFLAIFYKLALKPGWIFSFVPNPERSPPQEDVMNQRGRIIFVETTDHLEPSPLASCSVESAARIYQDRSVVYFMKGLKNNTELVSNSAYPAFTLLSAMENVHIRPFQMDALFQETPLLPWYRRVNPDQEVYWRHVSSDACRYALIWKYGGIYMDTDVISLRPISLENFLTAEDLKLMGSAIFGFSHHHPFVWGCMEDFVENYNGADWGYQGPKLLTRRLRALCKLTNFQNVENQTCRNISILHPQRFYPIPYSEWWKYFEVWETNPDFSSSFGLHLWNFMNKEHKTVVAGSNTLVETLYKKYCPTTYKVLLQGSGHTERN